One Mangrovimonas cancribranchiae DNA segment encodes these proteins:
- the arsC gene encoding arsenate reductase (glutaredoxin) (This arsenate reductase requires both glutathione and glutaredoxin to convert arsenate to arsenite, after which the efflux transporter formed by ArsA and ArsB can extrude the arsenite from the cell, providing resistance.), giving the protein MITIYHNPRCSKSREGLSILENSGKEFKVVKYLNDVPTEEELTQIIKKLGITPIDLIRKNEAIWKSDYKGKELSDDALIKAMVTNPKLIERPIVINGDKAVVGRPPENIKTII; this is encoded by the coding sequence ATGATTACCATATACCACAACCCAAGATGCAGTAAGTCTAGAGAAGGCTTAAGCATTTTAGAAAATTCAGGAAAAGAATTTAAAGTTGTTAAATACTTAAATGATGTTCCAACAGAAGAAGAATTAACTCAAATTATTAAAAAATTAGGCATCACTCCTATCGATTTAATTAGAAAAAATGAAGCCATTTGGAAATCTGATTATAAAGGAAAAGAACTTTCTGATGACGCTTTAATTAAAGCCATGGTTACAAACCCAAAACTAATAGAAAGACCTATAGTTATTAATGGTGATAAAGCTGTTGTAGGTCGTCCACCAGAAAACATTAAAACCATTATTTAG